A window from Nothobranchius furzeri strain GRZ-AD chromosome 17, NfurGRZ-RIMD1, whole genome shotgun sequence encodes these proteins:
- the LOC107372559 gene encoding LIM domain transcription factor LMO4-B yields the protein MVNSQASGAPAAPRCCAGCGGKISDRFLLFSMERYWHTRCLKCSCCQAQLGDLGSTCYSKGGMILCRSDYIRLFGHSGACSACGQSIPANEMVMRAQGSVYHLKCFSCATCRNRLIPGDRFHYINGTIFCERDRPGAALLNSHLAPLQSTSVLTDQKVC from the exons ATGGTGAACAGTCAAGCCTCAGGTGCACCAGCAGCTCCCAGATGCTGTGCAGGATGTGGGGGGAAGATCTCAGACCGCTTCCTGCTCTTCTCCATGGAGCGCTACTGGCACACGCGCTGCCTGAAGTGCTCCTGCTGCCAGGCCCAGCTGGGGGACCTCGGCTCCACCTGCTACAGCAAGGGGGGCATGATTCTGTGTCGCAGTGACTACATCAG GCTGTTCGGGCACAGCGGGGCGTGCAGCGCCTGCGGCCAGTCGATCCCGGCTAACGAAATGGTGATGAGGGCACAGGGAAGTGTTTACCACCTGAAG tgTTTCAGCTGTGCCACGTGCAGAAACAGACTCATACCGGGGGACCGCTTTCATTACATCAATGGTACAATCTTCTGCGAGCGCGACAGGCCTGGCGCTGCCTTGCTCAACAGTCACCTGGCTCCCCTTCAGAGTACCTCGGTGCTGACAGACCAGAAG GTGTGCTAA